One Phycisphaera mikurensis NBRC 102666 DNA window includes the following coding sequences:
- the fliS gene encoding flagellar export chaperone FliS, with translation MTPARPAQAPNPYLRTKVMTASPEELRLMLLQGAERFAKAGRKELAAETPDLEKSHESLMKAQRIVVELSTSMNPRLAPEVVERLTALYTYIYKLLVDANLTRELGPLDEAIHRIAYERETWVLLMEQNRAEAGGDASGGAATTRQAALTAYPPAA, from the coding sequence ATGACGCCCGCACGACCCGCCCAGGCTCCGAACCCTTACCTCCGCACGAAGGTGATGACCGCGAGCCCCGAGGAGCTGCGTCTCATGCTGCTCCAGGGCGCCGAACGCTTCGCCAAGGCGGGGCGGAAGGAGCTCGCCGCCGAGACGCCGGACCTCGAGAAGAGCCACGAGTCCCTGATGAAGGCTCAGCGGATCGTCGTCGAGCTCTCCACGAGCATGAATCCGCGCCTCGCGCCGGAGGTGGTGGAGCGGCTGACCGCGCTGTACACCTACATCTACAAGCTGCTCGTCGACGCCAACCTCACCCGCGAGCTCGGCCCGCTGGACGAGGCGATCCACCGCATCGCCTACGAGCGGGAGACCTGGGTGCTGCTGATGGAGCAGAACCGAGCGGAGGCCGGCGGCGACGCAAGCGGCGGCGCGGCGACCACCCGGCAGGCCGCGCTGACGGCGTATCCGCCGGCCGCGTGA